TTGTTTTTTCTCATTGACTCTCCTGTTAATTCAATGCGATGTGAAGAGTGAACCATGCGGTCTAGAATTGCATCGGCAATGGTTCCTTCGCCAATTGTTTCATGCCAGTTTTTTACTGGTATCTGTGCGGCAATGATAATAGAAGTCTTGTCATATTTCTGTTCAACGATATCCATTAGGGC
Above is a genomic segment from Williamwhitmania taraxaci containing:
- a CDS encoding ATP-binding protein encodes the protein ALMDIVEQKYDKTSIIIAAQIPVKNWHETIGEGTIADAILDRMVHSSHRIELTGESMRKNKMKKTQINS